TGCGCACCCCGCTGGAGATCTCCAGCGTCACCGTCTGATCGGAGACCAGGTGGATCTTGCCAATCAGGCCCCCCTGGGTGACGACCTCGTCGCCCTTCTTCAGCCCCGCCAGCAGCTCGCGGTGGGACTTCATCTGCTTCTGCTGGGGACGGATCATCACGAAGTACATGATGGCCACCAGCAGGCCGATGAAGCCCAGATTGACCAGTGGGCTCGCGCCGCTGCCCGGGGCCTGCGCCAGAATCAGGAAGCTCTGTGCCACGTACCGCCTCGTTACTTGGAAAGGTTCGGTCTCAAGCCCCGCCCAAATGTGGGCAAAGGTCGACCCAAAGGGTGCGCCTCTTAGCAGGGGCCCCCTATCGTGAGCAAGTGAACGCCCAAAGCATGTGCCTGTTCCCCACCCGGCCGGGGCCCCCGCCCTCAGCGGGCGCGGGTCCGCTCGGCCTCCTGAGCGGCGGCCTGGGCGCGGAACTCCCGGACGAACGCCGCGTACCGGTTCTCGGCGATGGCGCGGCGCACCTGGCCCATCAACCCCAGGAAGTAGTGCAGGTTGTGCAGCGTGTTGAGCCGCATGGCCAGAATCTCCCCCGCGACGAACAGGTGCCGCAGGTAGGCCCGGCTGAAGGTGCGGCACGTGTAGCAGGTGCACGCAGGGTCCACTGGACGTGGGTCCTTGGCATACACGGCATTGCGGATGACGACCTTGCCCTCCGAGGTGAAGAGCAGGCCGTTGCGCGCACACCGGGTGGGCAGGACGCAGTCGAACATGTCCACCCCGGCCGCCACGCACGTCACCAAGTCCACGGGGGTGCCCACGCCCATGAGGTAGCGGGGCTTGTTCCGGGGCAACAGGGGCGCGGAGTAGGCCACCCCGGCGTGCATCGCCTCGGGGCTCTCGCCCACCGAGTAGCCACCGAGCGCGTAGCCCGGCAGGTCCACCGCGCACACCTCCTCGGCGTGGGACTTGCGCAAATCCTCGTGCAGGCCGCCCTGGACGATGCCGAAGAGGGAGGAGCGCTCGCGGCCCCAGGCCTTGGCGCACCGGTGCAGCCAGCGCGTGGTGCGTGCCAGGGACTGCTCCAGGTAGGGCCGCTCGGAGGTGGCCGGCGGGCACTCGTCGAACGCCATGATGATGTCGGCGCCGAGCGTCTCCTGAATGTCGATGGAGCGCTCGGGGGTGAGCATGTGGCGCGAGCCATCCAGGTGGGACTGGAAGGCAGCCCCCTCCTCGGTGATCTTGCGCTTCTCCGAGAGGCTGAAGACCTGGAACCCACCGCTGTCGGTGAGCATGGGGCGGTCCCAGGAGATGAAGCGGTGCAGGCCGCCCATCTCCCCCACCAGCGCCTCGCCGGGCCGCAGCATCAGGTGGTAGGTGTTGCCCAGGATGATCTGCGCCTCCAGGGTGAGCAGGTCATCGGGCCCCACCCCCTTGACGCTGCCCACGGTGCCCACGGGCATGAAGATGGGCGTCTCGATGGGCCCATGGGGCGTGTGCAGCCGGCCGCGACGGGCCTTCGTGTCCGGGTCCTCGTGCAGCAGCTCGAAGCGCACCAGCCCCGGCGCCACGCGTGTATCGCCCTTCTGCTTCGGCTCGCCCATCGCACTCACTCCGTCACCAGCATGGCATCGCCATATGAGAAGAACCGGTACCCCTCGCGCACGGCTTCCGCGTAGGCCGCCAGCGTGCGCTCCCGGCCGAGCAGCGCGCTGACCAGCATGACCAGCGTGGAGCGCGGGAGGTGGAAGTTGGTGAGCAGCAGGTCCACCTGGCGGAAGGCGAAGCCCGGGCGGATGAAGAGCACCGTCTCCCCGGTCCCCGCGCTCAACCGGCCCGTGGCGGGGTCCGTGGCCGACTCGAGCGTGCGCACCACCGTGGTGCCCACCGCCACCACCCGGCGGCCTTCGGCGCGCGCGGCGTTCACCTCGGCCGCGGTCTCCTCGGGGATGCCGTAGCGCTCCGGGTGCATCTTGTGCCGGTCCAGTTCCTCCTCGCGCACGGGCAGGAAGGTGCCGGGCCCCACGTCGAGCGTCACCGTCACCCGGCGGATGCCGCGCTCGGCCAGGGCCGCGAAGATGGCCTCGGAGAAGTGCAGCCCCGCGGTTGGCGCCGCCACCGCCCCGGGCGCCCGGGCATAGAGGGTCTGGTAGCGCTCGGCATCCGCGGCCTCGGGCTCGCGGGTGATGTAGGGCGGCAAGGGCAGCCGGCCCGCCTGTTCGAGCAGGGCCTGGAGGGAGCCGCCCGGCGGGGCCTGGAATCGCACCCGGTACTCCCCTCCTCCGAGCCCCTCCAGCACCTCGGCCGTCAGCCCGCCGGTGAAGTCCACCCTCGCCCCGGGCTTGAGGCCCTTGGAGGCCTGCCCCAGGCAGATCCACTCCAGCGCCTCGGGGGCCTGGGAGAGCGCGGCGGAGGTCATCGTGGGGGCCGCGGGACGGACCACGAGCAGCTCGACGCGGCCTCCGGTACCGGCCTTGGCGCCCAGCAACCGGGCGGGGATGACGCGCGCGTCATTGACGACGAGGACATCGCCCGGCCGCAGCAGGCTGGGCAGGTCCGAGAAGCGGCGGTGCTCGCAGGCCTGCGTGGACCGGCTGAGGGTCATGAGGCGCGAGGCATCGCGCGCGCCCAGGGGTGTCTGGGCAATCTGCGCCTCGGGCAGCTCGAAGTCGTAATCGGAGAGACGGGACGACACGGGGCGCTTGTACCAGCCTGGGGGACGCCCCGGAACCCATCAATAGAGCTGCTGCAGGTCCGTGCCCGGGTAGTAGTGGGAGAGGATGTCCCGGTAGTTCGACCCGCCGTCGGCCAAGGCCTTGGCCCCCCACTGGCACAGCCCAGCCCCATGGCCATACCCACGCCCGGTGAAGTGGTAGCCGTGGGAGGTCTCCTCCACCTCGAAGTCCAGGCTCTTGAGCTTCGTGTAGCCCAGCCGCTGGCGGAAGCGGGGGCCATCCAGGGTGATGCCGTCCGAGGTACTCACCCGGGACGCCCGGCGGGTCCCCGTGCGGCCCGAAATCTTGAATCCGGAGGGCGAGCCTCCCAGGGCGCTCTGAAGCTCCGAGCGGCTGATGGTGGCGGACCAGCGGCTGGCGGGCAGCCGGCCACAGGGGCACTCGGCGGGCTGGAGATACGGCAAGTCCCGCTGCAGCGCGGCCAGGCCGGACTCGGTCCGCCCGCCGCAGGAGGCATGGAAGTAGGCCTCGATGGGGGCCAGCTCGTAGGTAAGCACCTCGCCCCGGGTGGCCTTCACGGCGGCCAGGGTGCGGGGATCCTCCCGGTTGACGCCGCCATACACCTGATGGAGCACGCTGCTGCCCAGGTAGAAGGAGCTCCCGTAGGCCTCCAGCTTCTTCTGGAGCGCATAGGTGCGGGCCGCCACCGCCTGGGCCTTGAGCGCCTCGGGGGGAAAGGAGACCGGCATCTCGCTGCCCAGCACGGCCGCCAGATAGTCCTCCAGGGGGATGACGTTGATGAGCTGGAGCCCTTCCCGGTACAGCCGCACCACCACGTCCCCGCGAACCTCCATGCCGCCTGCCTTGAGGGGTTTCTCGCTGGACTCCCCGGTACCCAGCGTCTCCCCCACCGCGCGGAACCGCACCGAGTTGCCCGCGATGGCGACGCCGTTGACCTCCAGCTTCTTGCCCCGCCGACGCACAATGGCCTGCCGTGTGCCGAGCGGCTGGAAGGTGGCCTCCTCGGTATCCGCACCGGAGGAGAGGCCCTGGCCGCTCACCTGCACCTCCGCTCCCGCCTCGCTCATGGCGATGCGCATCGTCTCCAGCGCGAACGCGGAGGACGACACCAGGAGGCCCAGCAGCACCACTGCAACAGGTCGCAACATAAGAGACGAAGTGTAGGAGCCCTGGATCTCGGCTCAAGAAAACGGCCGGTGAATGAGGGAGACTGAAGACCCATGGCCACGGCTTTTGACGCATCCCAGCTCTCACCGGCCACGCTCGCCGAGGCCCTTCGGGCCCTGCCTCCCCGCGCGGGAGCCCTGCTGCGGCGGCGCCTGGCGCGCGGGGAGACGCTGGAGGCCTGCGCCGCGCTCTACGGGGTGAGCCAGGAGGCGATCGCGACCCACCTGCTGCGGGAGGCCCTCGCGCTGACGGCCCGGATGGGAGGCCAGGGCCGGGAGCCCGTGACCGTGGAGGAGGAAGCCGCCTGGACGCGCCAACTCACGGCGGCCCTGGGACGGCAGGTGGCCCCCGTGAGCCCGGCCCTGGCCGGCACGGTGGCGCTGTGCCAGCGGCTGCTCACCCTGGGGCCGGAGGTCGAAGCCACCCTGGAGGCCCTGGAGCGCGAGGAAGCACGCTCCCCGCGCAGCCAGCGCGAGGACACGCTGCGCCGGTGGGCGGTGGTGCTGCTGCTGGCCCTGGCGTCCTACCTCTACTGGACGCGGCCGCCGGAGCCCACGCAACGGCCCACGCGGCCCCCGGCCTCCGCGCGGTGAGCGCTGGACGGGGCGGCAGCGGGCGCTTTAAGGGAGGACCATGCGCGCTTTCTCCCCTCTCCTGCTGGTGGTGACGT
This genomic interval from Stigmatella aurantiaca contains the following:
- the queA gene encoding tRNA preQ1(34) S-adenosylmethionine ribosyltransferase-isomerase QueA, which produces MSSRLSDYDFELPEAQIAQTPLGARDASRLMTLSRSTQACEHRRFSDLPSLLRPGDVLVVNDARVIPARLLGAKAGTGGRVELLVVRPAAPTMTSAALSQAPEALEWICLGQASKGLKPGARVDFTGGLTAEVLEGLGGGEYRVRFQAPPGGSLQALLEQAGRLPLPPYITREPEAADAERYQTLYARAPGAVAAPTAGLHFSEAIFAALAERGIRRVTVTLDVGPGTFLPVREEELDRHKMHPERYGIPEETAAEVNAARAEGRRVVAVGTTVVRTLESATDPATGRLSAGTGETVLFIRPGFAFRQVDLLLTNFHLPRSTLVMLVSALLGRERTLAAYAEAVREGYRFFSYGDAMLVTE
- the yajC gene encoding preprotein translocase subunit YajC, which gives rise to MAQSFLILAQAPGSGASPLVNLGFIGLLVAIMYFVMIRPQQKQMKSHRELLAGLKKGDEVVTQGGLIGKIHLVSDQTVTLEISSGVRIRVLKRSVYAKGAVADDAAPAAGVKPEEKKEEK
- a CDS encoding SpoIID/LytB domain-containing protein yields the protein MLRPVAVVLLGLLVSSSAFALETMRIAMSEAGAEVQVSGQGLSSGADTEEATFQPLGTRQAIVRRRGKKLEVNGVAIAGNSVRFRAVGETLGTGESSEKPLKAGGMEVRGDVVVRLYREGLQLINVIPLEDYLAAVLGSEMPVSFPPEALKAQAVAARTYALQKKLEAYGSSFYLGSSVLHQVYGGVNREDPRTLAAVKATRGEVLTYELAPIEAYFHASCGGRTESGLAALQRDLPYLQPAECPCGRLPASRWSATISRSELQSALGGSPSGFKISGRTGTRRASRVSTSDGITLDGPRFRQRLGYTKLKSLDFEVEETSHGYHFTGRGYGHGAGLCQWGAKALADGGSNYRDILSHYYPGTDLQQLY
- the tgt gene encoding tRNA guanosine(34) transglycosylase Tgt, producing the protein MGEPKQKGDTRVAPGLVRFELLHEDPDTKARRGRLHTPHGPIETPIFMPVGTVGSVKGVGPDDLLTLEAQIILGNTYHLMLRPGEALVGEMGGLHRFISWDRPMLTDSGGFQVFSLSEKRKITEEGAAFQSHLDGSRHMLTPERSIDIQETLGADIIMAFDECPPATSERPYLEQSLARTTRWLHRCAKAWGRERSSLFGIVQGGLHEDLRKSHAEEVCAVDLPGYALGGYSVGESPEAMHAGVAYSAPLLPRNKPRYLMGVGTPVDLVTCVAAGVDMFDCVLPTRCARNGLLFTSEGKVVIRNAVYAKDPRPVDPACTCYTCRTFSRAYLRHLFVAGEILAMRLNTLHNLHYFLGLMGQVRRAIAENRYAAFVREFRAQAAAQEAERTRAR